In the Kitasatospora terrestris genome, one interval contains:
- a CDS encoding ABC transporter substrate-binding protein translates to MSKRAAAALVAGAMVTVLAACGSGGGGNSADKGSGHKLVVGFSQVGAESGWRTANTKSVQESAKKAGIELKFSDAQQKQENQIKAIRSFIQQKVDVIAFSPVVESGWDTVLKEAKDAKIPVILTDRAVDSKDESLYVSFLGSDFVEEGKKAGDWLVKEYQGKSGDVNIVELQGTTGSAPANDRKAGFGDVIKADAKFKVVASQTGDFTRAKGKEVMQAFLKAQPKIDVLYAHNDDMALGAIQAIEEAGKKPGTDIKIVSVDGVKDAFTAMSQGKINYDVECNPLLGDQLMDLVKKVKAGEQVPRRIKTEEGTFTPEQATAALPSRQY, encoded by the coding sequence ATGTCCAAGAGAGCTGCGGCGGCCCTGGTCGCCGGTGCGATGGTCACCGTTCTCGCTGCGTGTGGTTCCGGCGGTGGCGGGAACTCGGCCGACAAGGGCTCCGGCCACAAGCTCGTCGTGGGCTTCTCGCAGGTCGGCGCCGAGAGCGGCTGGCGCACCGCGAACACCAAGTCGGTGCAGGAGTCCGCGAAGAAGGCGGGCATCGAGCTGAAGTTCTCCGACGCGCAGCAGAAGCAGGAGAACCAGATCAAGGCGATCCGCTCGTTCATCCAGCAGAAGGTGGACGTGATCGCCTTCTCGCCGGTGGTGGAGTCGGGTTGGGACACCGTGCTGAAGGAGGCGAAGGACGCCAAGATCCCGGTGATCCTGACCGACCGGGCGGTGGACTCCAAGGACGAGTCGCTCTACGTGTCCTTCCTGGGCTCGGACTTCGTCGAGGAGGGCAAGAAGGCGGGCGACTGGCTGGTGAAGGAGTACCAGGGCAAGTCCGGCGACGTGAACATCGTCGAGCTGCAGGGCACCACCGGTTCGGCGCCGGCCAACGACCGCAAGGCCGGGTTCGGCGACGTGATCAAGGCGGACGCGAAGTTCAAGGTGGTCGCCTCGCAGACCGGTGACTTCACCCGCGCCAAGGGCAAGGAGGTCATGCAGGCCTTCCTGAAGGCGCAGCCGAAGATCGACGTGCTGTACGCGCACAACGACGACATGGCGCTGGGTGCGATCCAGGCGATCGAGGAGGCCGGCAAGAAGCCCGGTACCGACATCAAGATCGTGTCGGTGGACGGCGTGAAGGACGCGTTCACGGCGATGAGCCAGGGCAAGATCAACTATGACGTGGAGTGCAACCCGCTCCTGGGCGACCAGTTGATGGACCTGGTGAAGAAGGTCAAGGCCGGCGAGCAGGTGCCGCGCCGGATCAAGACCGAGGAGGGCACGTTCACGCCCGAGCAGGCCACGGCCGCGCTGCCGTCCCGCCAGTACTGA
- a CDS encoding L-ribulose-5-phosphate 4-epimerase — protein MSDTIELIRRQVSDLHQELVRYGLVVWTAGNVSARVPGEDLMVIKPSGVSYDELTPASMILCDLDGNVVEGEHSPSSDTAAHAYVYRAMPGVGGVVHTHSTYASAWAARGEAVPCVLTAMADEFGAEIPVGPFALIGDDSIGRGIVDTLTGHRSPAVLMKSHGVFTIGADAKAAVKAAVMCEDVARTVHICRQLGEPVPIAQADIDHLNHRYQHVYGQQPAAR, from the coding sequence ATGAGCGACACCATTGAACTGATCCGGCGTCAGGTGAGTGATCTGCATCAGGAGCTGGTCCGTTACGGGCTGGTGGTGTGGACGGCGGGGAACGTGTCCGCGCGGGTGCCGGGTGAGGACCTGATGGTCATCAAGCCCAGCGGGGTGTCCTACGACGAGCTGACCCCGGCGAGCATGATCCTGTGCGATCTGGACGGCAATGTCGTGGAGGGCGAGCATTCGCCGTCCTCGGACACGGCCGCGCACGCCTACGTGTATCGCGCGATGCCCGGGGTGGGGGGTGTGGTGCACACCCATTCCACGTATGCCAGTGCCTGGGCCGCCCGGGGCGAGGCGGTGCCGTGCGTGCTGACCGCGATGGCGGACGAGTTCGGCGCGGAGATCCCCGTCGGCCCGTTCGCGTTGATCGGTGACGACTCGATCGGCCGGGGCATCGTGGACACCCTGACCGGTCACCGCTCGCCGGCGGTGCTGATGAAGAGCCACGGCGTGTTCACCATCGGAGCGGACGCGAAGGCCGCGGTGAAGGCCGCGGTGATGTGCGAGGACGTGGCCCGCACCGTGCACATCTGTCGTCAGCTGGGCGAGCCGGTGCCGATCGCGCAGGCCGACATCGACCACCTCAACCACCGCTACCAGCACGTCTACGGCCAGCAGCCCGCTGCCCGCTAA
- a CDS encoding ribulokinase yields the protein MQLPFRCTEEETVTVTFSRDQASGPESYVVGIDFGTLSGRAVVVRVRDGEELGTAVHPYAHAVIEERLPGSGLRLPPDWALQHFEDWREVLREAVPAAVAAAGVDPSAVVGIATDFTACTVLPVLADGTPLAELAQWAGRPHAWPKLWKHHAAQGQADRINALARARGEKWIHRYGGRISAEWQYAKALQVLEEDPAVYAACERWIEAADWIVWQLTGAESRNACTAGYKGIHQDGSYPSEEYLAALHPGFADFARTRLEHPLAPLGSRVGSLTAQAAAWTGLPEGIAVAAGNVDAHVAAPAAQAVDNGRLLAIMGTSTCHVVNGPAPAEVPGICGVVEGGIVAGAWGYEAGQSAVGDIFAWWLRQGVPADYLAEAQARGEDLHQLLTRKIADQPVGGHGLVALDWMNGNRSTLVDHHLSGVIVGLTLATRPEEIYRALLEATAYGTRVIVEALEAGGVPVTEFVVTGGLKKNTLLMQIYADVLRRPVSLALSEQGPALGSAIHAAVAAGAHRDVRAAAAAMGRVERAAYRPDTARADAYDALFAEYRALHDHFGTGPDKQLHRLRRIRNAALTHDSED from the coding sequence ATGCAGCTTCCGTTTCGATGCACCGAGGAAGAGACAGTGACCGTGACCTTCTCCCGAGACCAGGCGAGTGGACCGGAGAGCTATGTGGTCGGTATCGACTTCGGGACTCTGTCGGGCCGTGCGGTGGTGGTGCGGGTCCGTGACGGCGAGGAGTTGGGTACCGCCGTGCATCCGTATGCCCATGCGGTGATCGAGGAGCGGTTGCCCGGTTCGGGTTTGCGGCTGCCTCCGGATTGGGCGTTGCAGCATTTCGAGGATTGGCGTGAGGTGTTGCGCGAGGCCGTTCCGGCGGCGGTGGCGGCGGCGGGTGTCGATCCTTCTGCGGTGGTCGGTATCGCGACGGATTTCACGGCGTGCACGGTGTTGCCGGTGCTGGCGGACGGCACGCCGCTTGCCGAGCTTGCGCAGTGGGCGGGTCGTCCGCATGCCTGGCCGAAGTTGTGGAAGCACCATGCGGCGCAGGGGCAGGCGGACCGGATCAATGCGCTGGCCCGTGCGCGGGGTGAGAAGTGGATCCACCGTTACGGCGGGAGGATCTCCGCGGAGTGGCAGTACGCCAAGGCGTTGCAGGTGCTGGAGGAGGACCCGGCGGTCTATGCGGCGTGCGAGCGGTGGATCGAGGCGGCGGACTGGATCGTGTGGCAGCTCACCGGTGCCGAGTCCCGCAATGCCTGCACGGCCGGGTACAAGGGGATCCATCAGGACGGCTCCTATCCGAGTGAGGAGTACCTGGCGGCCCTGCACCCGGGTTTCGCGGACTTCGCCCGGACCCGGCTGGAGCACCCGCTCGCGCCGCTGGGCTCGCGGGTCGGGTCGCTGACCGCCCAGGCCGCGGCCTGGACGGGCCTGCCGGAGGGTATCGCGGTGGCCGCCGGGAACGTGGACGCGCACGTGGCGGCGCCGGCCGCGCAGGCGGTGGACAACGGCCGGCTGCTGGCCATCATGGGCACCTCCACCTGCCACGTGGTCAACGGCCCCGCGCCGGCGGAGGTCCCCGGCATCTGCGGTGTGGTCGAGGGCGGCATCGTCGCCGGCGCCTGGGGTTACGAGGCCGGGCAGAGCGCGGTCGGCGACATCTTCGCCTGGTGGCTGCGCCAGGGCGTGCCCGCCGACTACCTGGCCGAGGCGCAGGCGCGCGGCGAGGACCTGCACCAGCTCCTGACCCGCAAGATCGCCGACCAGCCGGTCGGCGGCCACGGCCTGGTCGCCCTGGACTGGATGAACGGCAACCGCTCCACCCTGGTCGACCACCACCTGTCCGGCGTGATCGTGGGCCTGACCCTGGCCACCCGCCCCGAGGAGATCTACCGCGCCCTGCTGGAGGCCACCGCCTACGGCACCCGCGTGATCGTCGAAGCACTCGAGGCCGGCGGCGTGCCGGTCACCGAGTTCGTGGTCACCGGCGGCCTGAAGAAGAACACCCTGCTCATGCAGATCTACGCGGACGTGCTGCGCCGCCCGGTCTCGCTCGCGCTCTCCGAGCAGGGCCCGGCGCTGGGCTCGGCGATCCACGCCGCGGTCGCGGCCGGCGCCCATCGGGACGTGCGGGCCGCCGCCGCGGCGATGGGCCGGGTCGAGCGCGCCGCCTACCGGCCCGACACCGCCCGCGCGGACGCCTACGACGCGCTGTTCGCCGAGTACCGGGCCCTGCACGACCACTTCGGCACCGGCCCCGACAAGCAGCTCCACCGCCTGCGCCGCATCCGCAACGCCGCCCTCACCCACGACAGCGAGGACTGA
- a CDS encoding LacI family DNA-binding transcriptional regulator, which yields MGTETAGPDARQPVMADVAKLAGVSHQTVSRVLNGAPHVRPGTRKRVLAAIRELDYRPNSAARALATRRSQTLGVVSFGSTLYGPASMLDGIERAARSAGYFVSVASLRSLDSRSLQEAVDRLRDQGVEGVAVIAPQTSAVSAVTKLSSSVPIVAVGSGTRSSIPMVSVDNRAGAEAATRQLLDLGHLTVHHLAGPSGWLESQDRQQGWQRALESVGARTPVVETGDWSARSGYEAGQRIARLPEVTAVFCANDHMALGLLRALHEAGRAVPGDISVVGFDDIPEAAYFTPPLTTVRQDFGELGRRALELLVAELSGSPHPGTRVRIAPEMVLRRSTGPALRPDR from the coding sequence TTGGGGACCGAAACGGCAGGCCCGGACGCGCGGCAGCCGGTGATGGCGGACGTCGCGAAGCTGGCCGGGGTGTCGCACCAGACGGTGTCGCGGGTGCTCAACGGTGCCCCGCACGTCCGGCCCGGGACCAGGAAGCGGGTCCTCGCGGCCATCCGCGAGCTCGACTACCGCCCCAACTCGGCCGCACGTGCGCTGGCCACCCGCCGCTCCCAGACACTCGGCGTGGTCAGCTTCGGCTCCACGCTCTACGGGCCGGCGTCGATGCTGGACGGCATAGAGCGGGCGGCCCGCAGCGCCGGGTACTTCGTCAGCGTCGCCAGCCTGCGCTCACTGGACAGCCGCTCCCTCCAGGAGGCCGTCGACCGGTTGCGCGACCAGGGCGTCGAAGGCGTCGCGGTGATCGCCCCGCAGACGTCAGCGGTCAGCGCCGTCACCAAGCTGTCCAGCTCGGTGCCGATCGTCGCCGTCGGCTCCGGCACCCGCTCGAGCATTCCGATGGTCTCGGTCGACAACCGCGCCGGCGCGGAGGCCGCCACCCGGCAACTGCTCGACCTCGGCCACCTCACCGTCCACCATCTGGCCGGCCCCTCCGGCTGGTTGGAGAGCCAGGACCGTCAGCAGGGCTGGCAGCGCGCGCTGGAATCCGTCGGCGCCCGCACACCGGTCGTGGAGACCGGCGACTGGAGCGCCCGCTCCGGATACGAGGCGGGGCAGCGGATCGCGCGTCTGCCCGAGGTCACCGCGGTGTTCTGCGCCAACGACCACATGGCCCTCGGCCTGCTCCGGGCCCTGCACGAGGCCGGCCGCGCGGTGCCGGGCGACATCAGCGTCGTCGGCTTCGACGACATCCCCGAGGCCGCCTACTTCACCCCGCCGCTGACCACCGTCCGCCAGGACTTCGGCGAACTCGGCCGCCGCGCCCTCGAACTCCTCGTCGCCGAACTCTCCGGCAGCCCCCACCCCGGCACCCGCGTCCGGATCGCGCCGGAGATGGTCCTGCGCCGCAGCACCGGCCCGGCGCTTCGCCCCGATCGGTGA
- the yjfF gene encoding galactofuranose ABC transporter, permease protein YjfF has protein sequence MNANTLLTRMRGQVPLLVTSVLLVSMFTVGSVQYDGFFSGQVLLNLLIDNAFLLVVAVGMTFVVLTGGIDLSVGAVVALSTMVSAWLVERHGWPPLLVIPLVLLMGTAGGWVMGWVIHTFEIQPFIVTLAGMFLARGLCYTISIESISITDPSYTAMAQTRIPLGDLFVSPSVVIALLVIAAGFVVLHHTRLGRNVYAIGGSEQSALLMGLPVGRTKTTVYAISGFCSALGGVLLTFYMLSGYGLHAVGLELDAIAAVVIGGTLLTGGSGYLLGTVLGVLVLGLIQTVISFQGTLSSWWTRIVIGCLLFVFIVLQRVITTRRR, from the coding sequence ATGAACGCCAACACCCTGCTGACCAGGATGCGCGGACAGGTCCCGCTGCTGGTCACCTCCGTCCTGCTGGTGTCGATGTTCACCGTCGGCTCGGTCCAGTACGACGGCTTCTTCTCCGGGCAGGTCCTGCTCAACCTCCTGATCGACAACGCCTTCCTGCTCGTCGTCGCGGTCGGCATGACCTTCGTGGTGCTGACCGGAGGCATCGACCTGTCCGTCGGCGCCGTCGTCGCCCTGTCCACCATGGTCTCCGCCTGGCTGGTCGAACGGCACGGCTGGCCGCCGCTGCTGGTCATCCCCCTGGTCCTGCTGATGGGCACGGCGGGCGGATGGGTGATGGGGTGGGTGATCCACACCTTCGAGATCCAGCCGTTCATCGTCACGCTGGCGGGCATGTTCCTGGCCCGCGGCCTCTGCTACACCATCAGCATCGAGTCGATCTCGATCACCGACCCGTCGTACACGGCGATGGCGCAGACCCGGATCCCGCTCGGCGACCTGTTCGTCTCGCCGAGCGTGGTGATCGCCCTGCTGGTGATCGCGGCCGGATTCGTGGTGCTCCACCACACCCGGCTCGGACGGAACGTGTACGCGATCGGCGGCAGCGAGCAGTCCGCCCTGCTGATGGGACTGCCCGTCGGGCGGACCAAGACCACCGTGTACGCGATCAGCGGCTTCTGCTCGGCGCTCGGCGGCGTCCTGCTGACCTTCTACATGCTCTCCGGGTACGGGCTGCACGCGGTCGGACTCGAACTCGACGCGATCGCCGCGGTGGTGATCGGCGGCACCCTGCTCACCGGCGGCTCCGGCTACCTGCTCGGCACCGTCCTCGGCGTCCTGGTCCTGGGCCTCATCCAGACCGTCATCAGTTTCCAGGGCACCCTCAGCTCGTGGTGGACCCGGATCGTGATCGGCTGCCTGCTGTTCGTCTTCATCGTCCTGCAGCGCGTCATCACCACCCGGCGCAGGTAA
- a CDS encoding ABC transporter permease, producing the protein MSTTTTRGVGAVVRHRLFWPAAVLAVLLLANLAFTPDFFAVHLKDGHLYGSLIDILHFGAPLILVSLGMTLVIATGGIDLSVGSTVAIAGALACLHISESSDPGSLGTVLAAVGIALGTALVLGLANGVLVAKVGVQPIIATLILMVAGRGVAQLVTDGQIITVTSEPYKLIGGGYWLAMPFAILLSGLVAVLTALLTRSTALGLLLESVGGNPVASRLVGIRAMRLIGLVYVFSALCAALAGLMVSSNVSAADGNNAGLWIELDAILAVVVGGTSLTGGRFSIGGTVLGALIIQTLSTTVYTVGIPPETTLVFKAFVVITVCLIQSPNFRAKLARRRGGAGRGAAPRQRSTAGATTATTNREVGA; encoded by the coding sequence GTGAGCACCACGACCACTCGAGGGGTCGGGGCAGTGGTCCGGCACCGGCTGTTCTGGCCGGCCGCGGTGCTGGCCGTCCTGCTGCTGGCCAACCTCGCCTTCACGCCGGACTTCTTCGCCGTCCACCTCAAGGACGGCCACCTCTACGGCTCGCTGATCGACATCCTGCACTTCGGCGCGCCGCTCATCCTGGTGTCGCTCGGCATGACCCTGGTGATCGCCACCGGCGGCATCGACCTGTCGGTCGGCTCCACCGTCGCGATCGCCGGTGCGCTGGCGTGCCTGCACATCAGTGAGTCCTCGGATCCCGGCAGCCTCGGCACGGTCCTCGCCGCCGTCGGCATCGCGCTGGGAACGGCGCTCGTGCTGGGTCTGGCCAACGGCGTCCTGGTGGCGAAGGTCGGGGTGCAGCCGATCATCGCGACCCTGATCCTGATGGTCGCCGGCCGCGGGGTCGCCCAACTCGTCACCGACGGGCAGATCATCACCGTCACCAGCGAGCCGTACAAGCTGATCGGCGGCGGCTACTGGCTGGCCATGCCGTTCGCGATCCTGCTCAGCGGCCTGGTCGCGGTGCTCACCGCGCTGCTGACCCGTTCCACCGCGCTCGGCCTGCTGCTGGAGTCGGTCGGCGGCAACCCGGTGGCCAGCCGGCTGGTCGGTATCCGGGCGATGCGCCTGATCGGGCTGGTGTACGTGTTCAGCGCGCTGTGCGCGGCCCTCGCCGGACTGATGGTGTCCTCCAACGTCTCGGCGGCCGACGGCAACAACGCCGGCCTGTGGATCGAGCTGGACGCCATCCTCGCGGTGGTGGTCGGCGGGACCTCGCTGACCGGCGGCCGGTTCTCGATCGGCGGCACCGTGCTTGGTGCGCTGATCATCCAGACGCTCTCCACCACCGTCTACACCGTCGGCATCCCGCCGGAGACCACCCTGGTCTTCAAGGCCTTCGTGGTGATCACGGTCTGCCTGATCCAGTCGCCCAACTTCCGCGCCAAGCTGGCCCGCCGCCGCGGCGGCGCGGGACGGGGCGCCGCCCCCCGGCAGCGGTCCACGGCCGGCGCGACCACCGCCACGACCAACCGGGAGGTCGGCGCATGA
- a CDS encoding non-reducing end alpha-L-arabinofuranosidase family hydrolase: protein MKTRGEVHRASHRRGWRSQLAAVLSVVFLAGFLVAVDTGSASAASVDTAKWYVLVNRNSGKALDDYNFATADGSPVVQWARSDNQAQQWRFLDSGNGYYRLQNRNSGKVLDDYNLSTSDGAAIVQWSDLNGTNQQFSLADSAGGYVRLLNRHSGKAVEVQGASAADGGKVVQYADWGGSNQQWQLVPVADAGSGGTGSLPSTFRWTSSGVLAGPKPDTAHNDIAAIKDFSVIRHNNKWIVYATTASKTAGWNLEQFTFSDWSQAASATPTYLDASGIGTGYRAAPQVFYFAPQNLWYMVYQTGPPSYSTSTDPSNPALWTAPKPFIANEPAVVTQNKGDGTWIDFWTICDTANCHLFFADDNGHMYRAQTTLANFPNGFGNTQLIMSDTKNNLFEASNVYKVQGKDQYLMIVEAIGSTGRRYFRSWTSSSLTGTWTPLAATENEPFAGRNNVTFNGTAWTQDFSHGEMVRASNDQSLTISPCKLQYVYQGLDPATPWQTPYIELPYRMGLLTQSNSTC from the coding sequence ATGAAGACTCGCGGTGAGGTCCACAGGGCCTCGCATCGGCGAGGCTGGCGGTCGCAGCTGGCAGCAGTTCTGTCGGTGGTCTTCCTGGCCGGCTTCCTGGTCGCGGTCGACACCGGCAGCGCCTCGGCGGCCTCGGTCGACACGGCCAAGTGGTACGTGCTGGTCAATCGCAACAGCGGCAAGGCGTTGGACGACTACAACTTCGCCACCGCCGACGGTTCGCCCGTCGTCCAGTGGGCCCGTTCCGACAACCAGGCGCAGCAGTGGCGCTTCCTGGACTCGGGCAACGGCTACTACCGGTTGCAGAACCGCAACTCCGGCAAGGTCCTGGACGACTACAACCTCTCCACCAGCGACGGCGCCGCCATCGTCCAGTGGAGCGACCTGAACGGCACCAACCAGCAGTTCAGCCTCGCCGACTCGGCCGGCGGCTACGTCCGCCTCCTCAACCGGCACAGCGGCAAGGCCGTCGAGGTCCAGGGCGCCTCCGCCGCGGACGGCGGCAAGGTCGTCCAGTACGCCGACTGGGGCGGCAGCAACCAGCAGTGGCAGCTCGTCCCGGTCGCCGACGCCGGCTCGGGCGGCACCGGCTCGCTGCCGTCCACCTTCCGCTGGACCTCCAGCGGAGTGCTGGCCGGCCCGAAGCCCGACACCGCCCACAACGACATCGCGGCCATCAAGGACTTCTCCGTCATCCGGCACAACAACAAGTGGATCGTGTACGCGACCACCGCCAGCAAGACCGCCGGCTGGAACCTCGAGCAGTTCACCTTCTCCGACTGGTCCCAGGCCGCCTCCGCGACCCCGACCTACCTGGACGCTTCCGGGATCGGAACCGGCTACCGCGCCGCCCCCCAGGTCTTCTACTTCGCGCCGCAGAACCTCTGGTACATGGTCTACCAGACCGGCCCGCCGTCCTACTCGACCAGCACCGACCCCAGCAACCCGGCCCTGTGGACCGCGCCGAAGCCCTTCATCGCGAACGAGCCGGCCGTCGTCACGCAGAACAAGGGCGACGGCACCTGGATCGACTTCTGGACGATCTGCGACACCGCCAACTGCCACCTGTTCTTCGCCGACGACAACGGCCACATGTACCGGGCGCAGACCACCCTGGCCAACTTCCCGAACGGCTTCGGCAACACCCAGCTCATCATGTCGGACACCAAGAACAACCTCTTCGAGGCGTCCAACGTCTACAAGGTCCAGGGCAAGGACCAGTACCTGATGATCGTCGAGGCCATCGGCTCGACCGGCCGCCGCTACTTCCGGTCCTGGACCTCCAGCAGCCTCACCGGGACCTGGACCCCGCTGGCCGCCACGGAGAACGAGCCCTTCGCCGGACGCAACAACGTCACCTTCAACGGCACCGCCTGGACCCAGGACTTCAGCCACGGCGAGATGGTCCGGGCGAGCAACGACCAGAGCCTCACCATCAGCCCGTGCAAGCTCCAGTACGTCTACCAGGGCCTCGACCCCGCCACCCCCTGGCAGACTCCGTACATCGAACTCCCTTACCGGATGGGCCTGCTGACCCAGAGCAACAGCACTTGCTGA
- a CDS encoding sugar ABC transporter ATP-binding protein: MHRQPVLEVRGIRKEFPGVVALDGVDFRLFPGEVHALMGENGAGKSTLIKVLTGVHPADGGEVLLAGRRVRIAGPLQAQQAGISTVYQEVNLCPNLSVAENIFIGREPRRLGMIDWAEMRRRAAELVRTLELDIDVSAPLDSHSIAVQQLVAIVRAVAVSAKVLILDEPTSSLDRDEVLQLFTVMRRLRDQGVAILFVSHFLDQIYEICDRMTVLRGGRHEGEYLTSELNQVELVSRMIGAELAGLDQLAGGKRRERAVPTTDRAFVQAEGLARRGAVEPYDLVVRPGEVVGLAGLLGSGRTEAARLLFGADHKDRGTVRINGTETELRSPRDAIAHGIAFCSENRKTEGLVGELTVRENIVLALQAARGWARPLSRTAQDELALRWIRALDIRPGNPEALVRNLSGGNQQKVLLARWLITDPKLLILDEPTRGIDIGAKAEIQKLVADLAEKGMAVLFISAELDEVLRLSHRVGVLRDRRMVAQLRNDGALTPERVMATIASGAEQ; encoded by the coding sequence GTGCATCGGCAACCGGTCCTGGAAGTGCGGGGGATCCGCAAGGAGTTCCCCGGGGTGGTGGCGCTGGACGGAGTCGATTTCCGGCTCTTCCCCGGCGAGGTGCACGCCCTGATGGGGGAGAACGGCGCCGGCAAGTCCACGCTGATCAAGGTGCTGACCGGCGTCCACCCGGCGGACGGTGGCGAGGTGCTGCTGGCCGGGCGGCGGGTGCGGATCGCCGGTCCGCTGCAGGCCCAGCAGGCGGGCATCAGCACCGTCTACCAGGAGGTGAACCTCTGCCCGAACCTGTCGGTCGCGGAGAACATCTTCATCGGCCGCGAGCCGCGCCGCCTCGGAATGATCGACTGGGCCGAAATGCGGCGCCGGGCAGCCGAGTTGGTCCGCACGCTGGAGCTGGACATCGACGTCAGTGCGCCGCTGGACAGCCACTCCATCGCCGTCCAGCAGCTGGTCGCCATCGTCCGCGCGGTGGCCGTCTCGGCGAAGGTGCTGATCCTGGACGAGCCGACGTCCAGCCTGGACCGCGACGAGGTCCTCCAACTCTTCACCGTGATGCGGAGGTTGCGCGACCAGGGGGTCGCCATCCTGTTCGTGTCGCACTTCCTCGACCAGATCTACGAGATCTGCGACAGGATGACCGTGCTGCGGGGCGGACGGCACGAGGGCGAGTACCTGACCAGCGAGTTGAACCAGGTCGAGCTGGTCTCCCGGATGATCGGCGCGGAACTCGCCGGGCTCGACCAACTCGCCGGCGGCAAGCGCCGCGAGCGTGCCGTGCCGACCACCGACCGGGCCTTCGTGCAGGCCGAGGGCCTGGCCAGGCGCGGTGCCGTCGAACCGTACGATCTCGTCGTCCGGCCCGGCGAGGTGGTGGGCCTGGCGGGCCTGCTGGGGTCCGGCCGGACCGAGGCGGCCCGGCTGCTGTTCGGCGCCGACCACAAGGACCGGGGCACCGTGCGGATCAACGGCACCGAGACCGAGCTGCGCAGCCCGCGCGACGCGATCGCGCACGGCATCGCCTTCTGCTCGGAGAACCGCAAGACCGAGGGCCTGGTCGGCGAGTTGACCGTCCGGGAGAACATCGTGCTGGCCCTCCAGGCGGCCCGCGGCTGGGCCCGGCCGCTGTCGCGCACCGCGCAGGACGAGCTGGCACTGCGCTGGATCCGCGCCCTGGACATCCGCCCGGGCAATCCGGAGGCACTGGTCCGCAACCTCAGCGGCGGCAACCAGCAGAAGGTCCTGCTGGCCCGCTGGCTGATCACCGACCCCAAGCTGTTGATCCTCGACGAGCCCACCCGCGGCATCGACATCGGCGCCAAGGCCGAGATCCAGAAGCTGGTCGCGGACCTCGCCGAGAAGGGCATGGCCGTGCTGTTCATCTCCGCCGAACTGGACGAGGTGCTGCGGCTGAGCCACCGGGTCGGGGTGCTGCGCGACCGCCGGATGGTCGCCCAGTTGCGCAACGACGGCGCTCTCACCCCGGAGCGCGTCATGGCCACCATCGCGAGCGGAGCGGAACAGTGA